From the Flavobacterium galactosidilyticum genome, one window contains:
- a CDS encoding alanine dehydrogenase gives MPITNTPFTKQQLLPQEEKLEVGRKKSELFIGIPKETSHQERRICLTPDAVNSLTYHGHRVMIESGAGESSSYSDKEYSEAGAEVTNDTKKVFSCPMILKVEPATTAEIAMMNPQTILISAIQIKTRKKKYFEALSKRKITALAFEYIKDEDGYYPAVKSLSEIAGTASILIAAELMITNEFGKGLLFGNITGVPPTDVVILGAGTVGEFAAKTAIGLGASVKVFDNSITKLRRLQNNLNQRIFTSTIQPKSLLKALRRCDVAIGAMRGKERCPIIVTETMVEHMKNGAVIVDVSIDTGGCFETSEVTTHEKPTFVKNNVVHYCVPNIPSRYSKTASLSISNIISPYLMQIAADGGIEMAIRFDKGLKNGVYMYHGILTNSAIGDWFDLPSNDINLIVF, from the coding sequence ATGCCAATTACTAACACACCATTTACAAAGCAACAATTACTACCTCAGGAAGAAAAACTTGAAGTAGGAAGAAAGAAAAGTGAACTTTTTATTGGGATACCAAAGGAAACCAGTCATCAAGAACGCCGCATTTGTCTTACTCCTGATGCTGTAAATTCGCTTACTTATCATGGTCACCGAGTTATGATTGAATCTGGCGCAGGAGAAAGTTCAAGCTATTCTGACAAGGAATATAGTGAAGCAGGTGCAGAAGTTACTAATGACACTAAAAAAGTATTTAGCTGCCCGATGATTCTTAAAGTAGAACCCGCTACAACTGCGGAAATAGCGATGATGAATCCGCAAACAATTCTAATTTCGGCGATTCAAATAAAGACTAGAAAGAAAAAATATTTTGAGGCATTAAGCAAAAGGAAAATTACTGCCTTAGCCTTTGAATACATTAAAGATGAAGATGGATATTATCCCGCTGTGAAGTCATTAAGCGAAATAGCAGGAACCGCGTCGATACTAATCGCTGCCGAATTAATGATTACGAATGAGTTTGGAAAAGGATTATTGTTCGGAAATATTACTGGCGTCCCGCCTACTGATGTTGTTATTTTAGGTGCAGGAACAGTAGGTGAATTTGCTGCTAAAACAGCGATTGGTCTAGGAGCAAGTGTTAAAGTATTTGACAATTCGATAACTAAATTACGTCGTTTGCAGAATAATTTAAATCAACGAATTTTTACTTCTACCATTCAACCTAAATCATTATTAAAAGCTTTACGACGTTGCGATGTCGCTATTGGCGCCATGCGAGGGAAAGAACGATGTCCTATAATTGTTACAGAAACTATGGTCGAACACATGAAAAATGGTGCCGTAATCGTCGATGTAAGTATAGATACTGGAGGGTGTTTTGAAACTTCTGAAGTTACCACTCACGAGAAACCCACCTTTGTCAAAAATAATGTAGTACATTATTGCGTACCCAATATTCCTTCCCGATATTCTAAAACAGCCTCACTTTCTATAAGCAATATAATTTCTCCTTACTTAATGCAAATTGCTGCAGATGGTGGAATTGAAATGGCGATTCGTTTCGATAAAGGATTAAAAAACGGAGTATATATGTACCACGGAATCCTCACTAATAGCGCTATAGGAGATTGGTTTGATTTACCTAGCAACGACATTAATTTAATTGTTTTTTAA
- a CDS encoding DUF4258 domain-containing protein codes for MKFIHRFAYYLVGLVIGVFFVAMVFSGKDTRCNYFPNSRVLNDLRNKPFHYSEKASQILTEKWVDTSDIKNSLKFGDVDFDQSNVVYKKGKLYIIEGKTVKNQEIILKVINYDNKAVLDDIIKIENK; via the coding sequence ATGAAGTTTATACATCGTTTTGCTTATTATTTAGTAGGTTTAGTAATTGGAGTCTTTTTCGTTGCAATGGTTTTTAGTGGTAAAGATACACGCTGTAATTATTTTCCAAATTCAAGAGTTTTGAATGATTTGCGCAATAAACCTTTTCATTATTCTGAAAAAGCCTCGCAAATACTTACTGAAAAATGGGTCGACACATCCGATATTAAAAACTCATTAAAATTTGGTGATGTAGATTTTGACCAAAGTAATGTTGTATACAAAAAAGGAAAATTATATATTATCGAAGGAAAAACCGTAAAAAACCAAGAGATTATTCTAAAAGTAATTAACTACGACAATAAAGCAGTTTTAGACGATATTATAAAAATAGAGAATAAATAA
- the ung gene encoding uracil-DNA glycosylase: MQTNLNPKWQTVLSDEIQKPYFDDLMEDVAEEYYAHICYPPKELIFSAFNYCSFNDLKVVIIGQDPYHGKGEANGLCFSVNDDIRIPPSLRNIYRELSDDLGTIFLPTSGNLEDWARQGILLLNASLTVREDSPNSHKHLKWNHFTDAVIQKISEEKENVVFLLWGAFANKKGLKIDRNKHLVLESGHPSPMSANQGKWFGNKHFSKTNDYLKQNGKEAIKWFSQY; the protein is encoded by the coding sequence ATGCAAACGAATCTCAATCCAAAATGGCAAACTGTTTTGTCAGATGAAATCCAGAAGCCGTATTTTGATGACTTAATGGAAGATGTTGCCGAGGAATACTACGCACATATATGTTATCCGCCCAAAGAATTAATTTTTTCGGCCTTTAATTATTGTAGTTTCAATGATTTAAAAGTAGTGATTATTGGTCAAGATCCTTATCATGGTAAAGGGGAAGCGAATGGTTTGTGTTTTTCAGTGAACGATGATATTCGGATTCCGCCATCATTACGAAATATTTACCGAGAACTGAGTGATGATTTAGGAACTATTTTTCTACCAACTTCTGGTAATCTTGAAGATTGGGCAAGACAAGGAATTTTACTGTTGAATGCATCTTTGACTGTAAGAGAGGATTCGCCAAATAGTCACAAACATTTAAAATGGAATCATTTTACCGATGCTGTAATTCAGAAAATTTCAGAAGAAAAAGAAAATGTGGTATTCCTACTTTGGGGCGCATTTGCAAATAAAAAAGGACTTAAAATAGATAGAAACAAACATTTAGTTTTAGAATCTGGACATCCTTCGCCCATGAGCGCTAATCAAGGGAAATGGTTTGGAAATAAACATTTTAGTAAAACGAATGATTATTTAAAACAAAATGGAAAAGAAGCTATTAAATGGTTCTCCCAATACTAA
- a CDS encoding endonuclease MutS2 produces MISITEKTLQDLQFPTVLETISAICNTDIGKQKALEITPFKDKETLMKALMQTSEYVSSFQNNNAIPNHGFDAITHEIRFLAIEDSFLEVGSFRKIATISSTVNFLLTYFKKFEDYYPNLNSRALQVEFTKDIITMVDEIVDKYGEIKDNASPDLLNIRRNMNVIRGKVNQSFGTALTQYNALGYLDDIKESFVQNRRVLAVLAMYRRKVKGSILGSSKTGSIAYIEPEATLNYSRELSNLEYEEKEEITRILKQLTNQIRPYLPLLIEYQEFLSDIDVIAAKAKYANRINGIMPNITDNRRLYFRDAFHPILYLNNKQKNEITHPQTIELSQENRIIVISGPNAGGKTISLKTVGLLQLMLQSGMLIPVHERSETFLFDRILTDIGDNQSIENHLSTYSYRLKNMNYFLKKCNRKTMFLIDEFGTGSDPELGGALAEIFLEEFYHREAFGIITTHYSNLKILANELPFATNANMLFDEKSLEPMYKLALGQAGSSFTFEVALKNGIPFGLINRAKKKIEVGKVRFDKTIATLQKERSKMEKTSQTLKEEESKAREEGKKMETINIKIKQKLESYQELYDSNQKTIYIGTKIEDIAEKYFNNKNKKDLIAEFLKIIEIENSKRKKATPKEAKAIVAKKKEVIQEVTVHVEEIRKEKKEKKLKPVIEKPKHILKVGDRVRMLDGKAVGSIETIEKNKVNVNYGMFMSKVSLDDLELVEAVKK; encoded by the coding sequence ATGATATCCATCACCGAAAAGACATTACAAGATTTACAATTTCCAACCGTTCTTGAAACGATTTCGGCAATTTGTAATACTGATATAGGAAAACAAAAAGCACTTGAAATAACTCCTTTTAAGGATAAGGAAACTTTGATGAAGGCATTAATGCAAACATCAGAATATGTTTCGTCTTTCCAAAATAATAATGCAATTCCAAATCATGGTTTTGATGCGATCACGCATGAAATTAGATTTCTTGCTATTGAAGATAGTTTTCTTGAAGTAGGTAGTTTTAGAAAAATAGCAACTATATCCTCAACGGTAAATTTTCTATTGACTTATTTTAAAAAATTTGAAGACTACTATCCCAATCTAAACTCTAGAGCTTTGCAGGTTGAATTCACCAAAGATATTATCACAATGGTGGATGAAATTGTTGATAAATACGGCGAAATAAAAGATAATGCTTCACCAGATTTATTGAACATTCGTAGAAATATGAATGTGATTCGTGGAAAAGTCAATCAAAGTTTTGGAACTGCGCTAACACAATATAATGCTTTAGGATATTTAGATGATATTAAAGAAAGCTTTGTGCAAAATCGTAGAGTTTTGGCAGTTTTAGCCATGTACCGACGTAAAGTAAAAGGATCTATTTTAGGTAGTTCTAAAACCGGAAGTATTGCATATATCGAACCTGAAGCAACGCTAAACTATTCTAGAGAACTGAGCAACTTAGAATATGAGGAAAAAGAAGAAATAACTAGAATTCTAAAACAATTAACAAATCAAATTAGGCCTTATCTACCATTGCTTATAGAGTATCAAGAGTTCTTGAGCGATATTGATGTAATTGCTGCTAAAGCAAAATACGCCAATCGCATCAATGGAATTATGCCTAACATTACTGATAATAGAAGGCTGTATTTTAGAGATGCCTTCCATCCTATTTTGTATTTGAATAACAAACAAAAAAACGAAATTACGCATCCACAAACTATTGAATTAAGTCAGGAAAATAGAATTATTGTTATTTCTGGTCCTAACGCTGGTGGAAAAACGATCTCACTTAAGACCGTTGGTTTACTACAGTTGATGTTACAATCAGGAATGTTGATTCCTGTTCACGAACGTAGTGAAACTTTCTTATTCGACAGAATACTTACAGATATTGGAGACAATCAATCAATTGAAAATCATTTAAGTACTTATAGTTACCGACTAAAAAACATGAACTACTTTCTAAAGAAGTGTAATCGAAAAACGATGTTCCTTATTGATGAATTTGGGACCGGTTCTGACCCTGAATTAGGAGGCGCGTTAGCTGAGATTTTCTTAGAAGAGTTTTATCATCGGGAAGCTTTCGGGATCATTACAACACATTATTCCAACTTAAAAATTTTAGCAAACGAACTGCCTTTTGCTACTAATGCAAACATGCTTTTTGACGAAAAGTCATTAGAACCGATGTATAAATTAGCTTTGGGACAAGCAGGAAGTTCTTTCACATTTGAAGTAGCATTGAAAAACGGAATCCCTTTTGGGTTAATCAATCGCGCTAAAAAGAAGATTGAAGTTGGAAAAGTTCGTTTTGATAAAACTATTGCAACCTTACAGAAAGAACGTTCTAAAATGGAAAAAACGTCGCAAACACTAAAAGAAGAAGAGAGTAAAGCGCGTGAAGAAGGAAAGAAGATGGAAACTATCAATATAAAAATCAAACAAAAATTGGAAAGCTACCAGGAATTGTATGATAGCAACCAAAAAACGATTTATATAGGTACTAAAATAGAAGATATTGCGGAGAAATATTTCAATAATAAAAACAAAAAAGATCTGATTGCTGAGTTTTTAAAAATCATAGAAATAGAAAATTCCAAGCGTAAAAAAGCGACTCCTAAGGAAGCAAAAGCGATTGTTGCAAAGAAAAAAGAGGTCATTCAAGAAGTAACTGTTCATGTTGAGGAGATTAGAAAAGAAAAGAAAGAAAAGAAACTAAAACCTGTAATTGAAAAACCGAAGCATATTTTAAAAGTTGGTGACAGAGTACGAATGTTAGACGGAAAAGCAGTTGGAAGTATTGAAACCATTGAAAAAAATAAAGTAAATGTAAATTACGGAATGTTTATGTCTAAAGTAAGTTTAGATGATCTAGAATTAGTTGAAGCAGTTAAAAAGTAG
- a CDS encoding thiol-disulfide oxidoreductase DCC family protein: MEKLPKDKKIILFDGVCNLCDSAVQVVIKNDKKDIFRFVSLQSDLGQEIIKYLGLPSKEMNSIILYQPGFAYYTKSEAVFQIAKYLSGILYLTTLFSILPTSLTDSIYDYIAKNRYNWYGKKENCLIPTKELESKFLE, translated from the coding sequence ATGGAAAAACTACCTAAAGACAAAAAAATCATCCTCTTTGATGGCGTTTGCAATTTATGCGATTCGGCTGTTCAAGTTGTAATTAAAAACGATAAAAAAGATATTTTTAGATTCGTCTCTTTACAATCTGATTTAGGACAAGAAATCATCAAATACTTAGGACTTCCGAGTAAGGAAATGAATAGTATTATTCTCTATCAGCCCGGTTTTGCTTATTACACTAAATCAGAAGCAGTTTTTCAAATCGCAAAATACTTAAGTGGGATATTATATTTAACCACTCTGTTTTCGATATTACCCACTTCATTGACCGATTCAATCTATGATTATATTGCTAAAAACCGTTATAATTGGTACGGAAAAAAGGAAAACTGCTTAATTCCAACTAAAGAGCTAGAATCCAAATTTTTGGAATAA
- the ettA gene encoding energy-dependent translational throttle protein EttA: MADDKKVIFSMSKLSKTYQGADKPVLKNIYLSFFYGAKIGILGLNGSGKSSLLKIIAGVDKNYQGDVVFAPGYTVGYLEQEPILDDSKTVIEIVREGVAETMAVLEEYNQINDLFGLEENYSDPDKMDKLMDRQAALQDKIDSLGAWEIDTKLEIAMDALRTPEGDTPIKNLSGGERRRVALCRLLLQQPDVLLLDEPTNHLDAESVLWLEQHLAQYAGTVIAVTHDRYFLDNVAGWILELDRGEGIPWKGNYSSWLDQKSSRMALEEKVASKRRKNLERELDWVRQGAKGRQTKQKARLQNYDKLLNEDQKQLDENLEIYIPNGPRLGTNVIEAKNVAKAFGDKLLYDNLNFTLPQAGIVGIIGPNGAGKSTIFKMIMGEEKPDSGEFLIGDTVKIAYVDQAHSNIDPNKSIWENFADGQELIMMGGKQVNSRAYLSRFNFGGGEQNKKVSMLSGGERNRLHLAMTLKEEGNVLLLDEPTNDLDINTLRALEEGLESFAGCAVVISHDRWFLDRICTHILAFEGDSEVYYFEGGFSDYEENKKKRLGGDLTPKRLKYRKLIRS, translated from the coding sequence ATGGCAGACGATAAAAAAGTGATCTTCTCAATGTCAAAATTGAGTAAAACCTATCAAGGAGCTGATAAGCCTGTACTTAAAAATATTTATTTGAGTTTCTTCTACGGAGCTAAAATTGGTATTTTAGGTTTGAATGGATCTGGGAAATCTTCTTTATTAAAAATTATTGCTGGTGTTGATAAAAATTACCAAGGAGATGTAGTTTTTGCACCAGGATATACTGTTGGTTATTTAGAGCAAGAACCTATTTTAGATGACAGTAAAACAGTTATTGAAATTGTAAGAGAAGGAGTTGCTGAGACGATGGCTGTTTTAGAAGAATACAATCAAATTAACGATTTATTTGGTCTTGAAGAAAACTATTCAGATCCAGATAAAATGGACAAGTTAATGGATCGTCAAGCAGCTTTGCAGGATAAAATCGATTCTTTAGGTGCGTGGGAAATAGACACTAAATTAGAGATTGCAATGGATGCGTTGCGTACTCCAGAAGGTGATACCCCAATTAAAAACTTATCAGGAGGAGAGCGACGTCGTGTAGCTTTATGTCGTTTGTTATTGCAACAACCTGATGTATTGCTTTTAGATGAGCCTACGAATCACTTGGATGCGGAAAGTGTACTTTGGTTAGAGCAACATTTAGCACAATATGCGGGAACTGTAATTGCAGTAACGCACGATAGATATTTCTTGGATAATGTTGCCGGTTGGATTTTGGAATTAGACAGAGGTGAAGGTATTCCTTGGAAAGGGAACTATTCTTCATGGTTAGACCAAAAATCGAGCAGAATGGCTCTTGAGGAGAAAGTAGCTTCAAAACGCAGAAAAAATTTAGAACGCGAATTGGATTGGGTTCGTCAAGGAGCTAAAGGTCGTCAGACGAAACAAAAAGCACGTTTGCAGAACTATGATAAGTTATTAAATGAAGATCAAAAACAATTGGATGAAAATTTAGAAATTTATATTCCAAATGGCCCACGTTTAGGAACGAATGTAATTGAAGCTAAAAATGTTGCCAAAGCTTTTGGTGATAAATTACTATATGATAATTTAAATTTTACCTTACCACAAGCTGGAATTGTTGGAATCATCGGACCAAATGGTGCTGGTAAATCGACCATTTTCAAAATGATAATGGGTGAAGAAAAACCAGATTCAGGTGAGTTTTTAATTGGTGATACTGTGAAAATCGCTTACGTAGATCAAGCGCATTCTAATATTGATCCAAATAAATCTATTTGGGAAAACTTCGCTGATGGTCAGGAATTGATCATGATGGGAGGAAAGCAAGTGAATTCAAGAGCGTACTTGTCTCGTTTTAATTTTGGTGGTGGTGAGCAAAACAAGAAAGTTTCGATGCTTTCTGGAGGAGAACGTAACCGTTTGCACCTTGCCATGACACTTAAAGAAGAAGGAAACGTATTGTTACTGGATGAGCCTACGAATGACTTGGATATCAATACACTTAGAGCTTTAGAAGAAGGTCTAGAGAGTTTTGCAGGTTGTGCAGTAGTAATTTCTCACGACAGATGGTTTCTAGACAGAATTTGTACGCACATTTTGGCTTTTGAAGGAGATTCTGAAGTGTATTATTTTGAAGGAGGTTTCTCTGATTATGAAGAAAATAAGAAGAAACGTCTTGGTGGTGATTTAACACCAAAACGACTGAAATATAGAAAATTGATTAGAAGCTAG
- a CDS encoding CAL67264 family membrane protein codes for MGMNKNTILGWATLIMILMGLLLIGLGAFRYSDVSGWGFAAVGVGFLANAWVFSSLKGRL; via the coding sequence ATGGGAATGAATAAGAATACCATTTTAGGATGGGCCACATTAATCATGATTTTAATGGGTTTACTACTAATAGGATTAGGCGCATTTAGATACAGTGATGTATCAGGATGGGGATTTGCAGCAGTAGGTGTTGGATTTTTAGCCAATGCTTGGGTGTTCAGTTCACTTAAAGGTAGACTTTAA
- the holA gene encoding DNA polymerase III subunit delta gives MDEVLKIVNDIKTGNIKPIYFLMGEESYYIDKLSDYIEKKVLTEEEKGFNQTVLYGRDVTIEDIVSTAKRYPMMAERQVVIVKEAQDLLRTIDKLESYAENPMPTTVLVICYKYKSLDKRKKVTKLIAKNGVVFESKKLYENQVGDWIKRVLAGKKYTIEPKATAMLVEFLGADLSKINNELEKLQIILPVGSVINPMHIEENIGFSKDFNVFELRKALGERNQLKAYTIAENFAQNPKDNPMVVTTSLVFGFFIQLLKYHGLKDRNPKNVAAVIGVNPFFLKEYDVALKNYPMKKVSQIVAALRDIDVKSKGVGANALSQSDLLREMLYKIFN, from the coding sequence ATGGACGAAGTACTTAAAATTGTAAATGATATAAAAACGGGTAACATAAAACCAATTTATTTCTTGATGGGAGAAGAATCCTATTATATAGATAAGTTGTCTGACTATATTGAGAAAAAGGTACTTACCGAAGAGGAAAAAGGTTTTAATCAAACGGTTCTATACGGAAGAGATGTTACTATTGAAGATATTGTGTCGACAGCCAAGCGATATCCTATGATGGCAGAACGCCAAGTTGTCATTGTCAAAGAAGCTCAAGATTTACTTCGAACTATTGACAAGCTGGAAAGTTATGCTGAGAATCCAATGCCTACAACAGTTTTAGTCATTTGCTATAAATATAAATCTCTTGATAAAAGAAAAAAAGTAACCAAGCTAATAGCAAAAAATGGTGTTGTTTTCGAAAGTAAAAAATTATATGAAAATCAAGTGGGTGACTGGATCAAACGTGTTTTAGCAGGGAAAAAATACACCATAGAACCAAAAGCTACAGCAATGCTAGTTGAATTTTTAGGTGCTGACTTGAGTAAAATTAACAATGAACTTGAAAAGCTACAAATTATTCTTCCTGTTGGAAGTGTTATAAATCCCATGCATATTGAAGAGAATATAGGCTTTAGTAAAGATTTTAATGTATTTGAATTGCGAAAAGCACTTGGCGAACGCAACCAATTAAAAGCCTACACTATTGCTGAAAATTTTGCCCAAAACCCAAAAGACAATCCAATGGTGGTAACTACGAGTTTAGTTTTTGGATTTTTTATCCAATTGCTAAAATACCATGGATTGAAAGATCGAAATCCTAAAAATGTAGCGGCAGTGATAGGGGTAAATCCTTTCTTTTTAAAAGAATATGATGTTGCTTTGAAAAACTATCCAATGAAAAAAGTGAGTCAAATTGTGGCTGCACTGAGAGATATTGATGTAAAGAGTAAAGGTGTGGGTGCTAATGCATTATCACAATCTGATTTATTAAGAGAAATGCTTTATAAAATATTTAATTAA
- a CDS encoding type I restriction enzyme HsdR N-terminal domain-containing protein → MRQLNFSKYQFRFKNSENKVAIFDAIRKKFIALTPEEWVRQHVVQFLLEEKKYPKSLINVEKVLKVNGLRKRYDVVVYNSDGSIFILVECKAPEIKIAQATFDQIATYNMTLNAQFLMVTNGLNHYFCQMDFENEKYQFLSELPIYQIR, encoded by the coding sequence ATGCGGCAATTAAATTTTTCTAAATATCAATTTCGTTTCAAAAATAGCGAAAATAAAGTGGCTATTTTTGATGCAATTAGAAAAAAATTTATTGCACTTACTCCTGAAGAATGGGTTCGTCAGCATGTTGTCCAATTTCTATTGGAAGAAAAAAAATATCCCAAATCACTAATCAATGTTGAAAAGGTTTTAAAGGTCAATGGCTTACGCAAAAGATACGATGTTGTTGTGTACAATTCTGATGGTTCCATATTCATTTTAGTTGAATGTAAAGCGCCTGAAATTAAAATTGCTCAAGCAACTTTTGATCAAATTGCAACCTATAATATGACTTTGAATGCCCAATTTTTGATGGTAACTAACGGATTGAATCATTACTTTTGTCAAATGGATTTTGAAAACGAAAAATATCAATTCCTTAGTGAATTGCCAATTTATCAAATCCGATAA
- a CDS encoding glycosyltransferase family 2 protein yields MKIAVVILNWNGMLLLEKFLPSIVEYSPQATIYVVDNASTDDSNSYIKAFYPTVTIIKNESNLGFASGYNQALKNIDSEIYALVNSDIEVTKNWLQPIINTFENESSTAIIQPKILDYKRKEYFEYAGAAGGFIDQYGYPYCRGRIFDTLEKDSGQYNDNCEIFWASGACFFIRSQVYQELNGFDGEFFAHQEEIDLCWRAINEGHKIKYNSQSIVYHVGGATLQQGNPMKTFLNFRNSLLMLTKNLPKEKLYKILMGRMVLDGAAGIQFLVKGKPKHLWAILKAHWSFYGFYNRYYKKRSKTQCHKYYNVKSIVYSYFIRKVVVFNDLFRI; encoded by the coding sequence ATGAAAATAGCTGTTGTTATACTAAATTGGAATGGAATGTTATTGCTAGAAAAATTTCTTCCATCCATAGTTGAATATTCTCCTCAAGCAACTATTTATGTGGTTGACAATGCCTCTACTGACGATTCGAATTCCTATATAAAAGCATTTTATCCAACTGTTACCATTATTAAAAACGAAAGTAATCTTGGTTTTGCAAGTGGATACAATCAAGCTTTGAAAAATATTGATTCAGAAATTTACGCCTTAGTGAACTCTGATATTGAGGTTACAAAAAATTGGTTACAACCTATTATTAATACTTTCGAAAATGAAAGCAGCACCGCTATAATCCAACCAAAAATATTAGACTATAAGCGTAAAGAATATTTTGAATATGCTGGAGCGGCGGGCGGATTCATCGATCAGTACGGTTATCCTTATTGCAGAGGTAGAATTTTTGATACTTTAGAAAAAGATAGCGGACAGTACAATGATAACTGTGAAATATTTTGGGCATCTGGAGCGTGCTTTTTTATTAGAAGCCAAGTTTACCAGGAACTCAATGGATTTGATGGAGAGTTTTTTGCTCACCAAGAAGAAATTGATTTATGCTGGAGAGCCATTAATGAAGGTCACAAAATAAAATACAATTCACAATCGATCGTATACCATGTGGGCGGGGCTACTTTGCAACAAGGTAATCCTATGAAGACATTTTTGAATTTCAGAAATTCATTATTGATGTTGACTAAAAACCTTCCGAAAGAGAAATTATATAAAATTTTAATGGGCCGAATGGTATTAGATGGTGCGGCAGGAATTCAATTTTTAGTAAAAGGAAAACCAAAACATTTGTGGGCAATTCTAAAAGCGCATTGGTCATTTTACGGTTTCTACAATAGGTATTACAAAAAGCGAAGTAAAACACAATGTCATAAATATTACAATGTCAAAAGCATCGTGTACTCCTATTTTATTAGAAAAGTTGTCGTTTTTAACGATTTATTTAGAATTTAA
- a CDS encoding OmpA/MotB family protein, which translates to MKKIVIALSVMALLTSCVSKKKYADLEARNKETQDLLNTATVKLNSCLEEKAGLVARVDGLKEHNQTLINTSKDMTILTTKGAASIEKALESIKEKDLKISRMQDALTKKDSVTLAVVTSLKSAVGISDPDIEINVEKGVVFISIADKLLFKTGSYDVTDKAKGVLAKVAKVVNDKPDFECMVEGHTDNVPYNGSGILLDNWDLSVKRSTSIIRVLTNQLGVKPEQLIAAGRSSYVPLVGNDSAENRARNRRTRIVVLPKIDQFYEMIEKEMKKQTK; encoded by the coding sequence ATGAAAAAAATTGTAATAGCCTTATCAGTAATGGCTCTGTTAACTTCTTGTGTTTCTAAAAAGAAATATGCAGACTTAGAAGCTAGAAACAAAGAAACTCAAGATTTATTAAATACTGCAACAGTAAAATTAAATTCTTGTTTAGAAGAGAAAGCGGGTCTTGTTGCTAGAGTTGATGGTTTGAAAGAACACAATCAAACTTTAATCAACACTTCAAAAGACATGACAATCTTGACTACAAAAGGTGCTGCTAGTATTGAAAAAGCTTTAGAATCTATTAAAGAAAAAGATTTAAAAATAAGCAGAATGCAAGATGCTTTAACTAAAAAAGATAGTGTAACTCTTGCGGTCGTAACTAGTTTAAAAAGTGCGGTTGGAATTTCTGATCCAGATATCGAAATCAATGTTGAGAAAGGTGTAGTATTTATCTCTATTGCAGATAAATTATTATTCAAAACAGGAAGTTATGATGTAACTGACAAAGCAAAAGGTGTTTTAGCTAAAGTTGCAAAAGTAGTTAATGACAAACCAGATTTTGAATGTATGGTTGAAGGACATACTGACAATGTACCTTACAATGGTTCAGGGATTTTATTAGACAACTGGGACTTAAGTGTTAAACGTTCTACTTCAATTATTCGTGTATTAACAAACCAATTAGGTGTTAAGCCAGAGCAATTAATTGCAGCAGGTAGAAGTTCATACGTTCCACTAGTTGGTAATGATTCAGCTGAAAACAGAGCTCGTAACAGAAGAACTCGTATCGTTGTTTTACCTAAAATTGATCAATTCTACGAAATGATTGAGAAAGAAATGAAAAAACAAACTAAATAA